The following proteins come from a genomic window of Achromobacter sp. AONIH1:
- the fumC gene encoding class II fumarate hydratase has protein sequence MKTRIEKDTFGPIEVPQDHLWGAQTQRSLHFFAISTEKMPAPLVTAMAQLKRAAAKVNADLGELDPKIADAISRAADEVIAGKWPDEFPLSVWQTGSGTQSNMNMNEVLANRASELLGGERGEARKVHPNDHVNRGQSSNDTFPTAMHVAAAVQVEHHLLPSLKALRATLAAKSAEFYDIVKIGRTHLQDATPLTLGQEISGYVAQLDLAEQQIRATLPGLHQLAIGGTAVGTGLNAHPQFSAKVSADLAHATGTAFVSAPNKFQALASHEALLFAHGALKSLAAGLMKIANDVRWLASGPRSGLGEISIPENEPGSSIMPGKVNPTQCEAVTMLAAQVLGNDVAINIGGASGNFELNVFKPLVIHNFLQSVRLLTDGMASFDQHCAQGIEPNHARIAELVDRSLMLVTALNPHIGYDKAAQIAKKAHKEGLSLKESALALGFLNEEQFAQWVVPADMTNAKKP, from the coding sequence ATGAAGACCCGCATCGAAAAAGATACCTTCGGCCCCATCGAGGTCCCCCAGGACCACCTGTGGGGCGCCCAGACCCAGCGCTCGCTGCATTTCTTCGCGATCTCGACCGAGAAGATGCCCGCGCCGCTGGTCACCGCGATGGCGCAGCTCAAGCGCGCCGCCGCCAAGGTGAACGCCGACCTGGGCGAGCTGGATCCGAAGATCGCCGATGCCATCTCGCGCGCCGCCGACGAAGTGATCGCCGGCAAGTGGCCTGACGAATTCCCGCTGTCCGTGTGGCAGACCGGCTCGGGCACGCAGAGCAATATGAACATGAACGAGGTGCTGGCCAACCGCGCCTCCGAGCTGCTGGGCGGCGAGCGCGGCGAAGCGCGCAAGGTCCATCCGAACGACCACGTCAATCGCGGCCAATCGTCCAACGATACCTTCCCCACCGCCATGCACGTGGCCGCCGCCGTTCAGGTCGAGCACCATCTGCTGCCTTCGTTGAAGGCCTTGCGCGCCACGCTGGCCGCCAAGAGCGCCGAGTTCTACGACATCGTCAAGATCGGCCGCACCCACCTGCAGGACGCCACGCCGCTGACGCTGGGTCAGGAAATCTCGGGCTACGTGGCCCAGCTGGACCTGGCCGAGCAACAGATCCGCGCCACGCTGCCGGGCCTGCACCAGCTGGCTATCGGCGGCACCGCCGTGGGCACGGGCCTGAACGCGCATCCGCAGTTCAGCGCCAAGGTCTCGGCCGACCTGGCGCACGCCACCGGCACGGCCTTTGTGTCGGCGCCCAACAAGTTCCAGGCCCTGGCCTCGCACGAAGCGCTGCTGTTCGCGCACGGCGCGCTGAAGTCGCTGGCCGCCGGCCTGATGAAGATCGCCAATGACGTGCGCTGGCTGGCCAGCGGTCCGCGTTCCGGCCTGGGCGAGATCAGCATTCCCGAGAACGAGCCGGGCAGCTCCATCATGCCGGGCAAGGTCAATCCGACGCAGTGCGAAGCCGTGACCATGCTGGCCGCGCAGGTGCTGGGCAACGACGTCGCCATCAACATCGGCGGCGCCAGCGGCAACTTCGAGCTCAACGTCTTCAAGCCCCTGGTCATCCACAACTTCCTGCAGTCGGTGCGCCTGTTGACCGACGGCATGGCCAGCTTCGACCAGCACTGCGCCCAGGGCATCGAGCCCAACCACGCGCGCATCGCCGAACTGGTCGACCGCTCGCTGATGCTGGTGACTGCGCTGAACCCGCACATCGGCTATGACAAGGCCGCGCAGATCGCCAAGAAGGCGCACAAGGAAGGGTTGTCGCTGAAGGAGTCGGCGCTGGCGCTGGGCTTCCTTAACGAGGAACAGTTCGCCCAGTGGGTGGTGCCGGCCGACATGACCAACGCCAAGAAGCCCTGA
- the ggt gene encoding gamma-glutamyltransferase, whose translation MPVRAVLAAVLIAAGASAPPAAWARGPQAADRNPEAATGYAERELVRAPHFMMVSANPWATRAGDEMLRAGGSAVDAAIAAQLVLNLVEPQSSGIGGGAFLVLYSAGQKRVLTYDARETAPAAARQDRFLDADGKPLSFAQSVNNGMAVATPGLLRGLELAHKEHGKLPWADLFAPAIRLAEQGFPVSPRLHALLAGNKALPKQPAAAAYFYAPDGQPWPVGHVLKNPEFAQTLREIAARGADAFYRGAIARDIVAAVHGHAKPGDLSLDDLAGYQAKRREPVCGAYRGYELCGMGPPSSGPLAVLQMLGELEQYPMSRYAPNSAQAVHYFAEAGRLAFADRDFYVADPDFVKVPVRALLDPAYLRGRGALIQPDRSMKVALPGDPEGKLLGLGRDAALEQPSTSHLVAVDARGDAISMTTTIENEFGSKIFVRGFLLNNEMTDFSSAFKDPEGRLVANRIEPGKRPRSAMAPMIVLRDGKPYMVVGSPGGSAIINYVAKTLVGVLDWGLDIQAAISLPNMGSRNKDTELEKGTALEALAPALEAMGHPLRITEFPSGIHGIVIGPDGLQGGADPRREGLAQGG comes from the coding sequence TTGCCCGTTCGCGCCGTTCTTGCCGCCGTCCTGATCGCCGCCGGCGCGTCAGCCCCGCCCGCCGCGTGGGCGCGCGGCCCGCAGGCGGCGGACCGGAATCCCGAGGCGGCGACGGGCTATGCCGAACGCGAGCTGGTGCGCGCGCCGCATTTCATGATGGTGTCGGCCAATCCCTGGGCCACGCGCGCGGGCGACGAAATGCTGCGGGCTGGCGGCAGCGCCGTGGATGCGGCCATCGCCGCGCAGCTGGTGCTGAATCTGGTCGAGCCGCAGTCCTCCGGCATCGGCGGCGGCGCTTTCCTGGTGCTGTACTCGGCGGGGCAAAAGCGCGTCCTGACCTACGATGCCCGTGAAACCGCGCCGGCGGCCGCTCGCCAGGACCGCTTCCTTGATGCCGACGGCAAGCCCTTGTCCTTCGCGCAGTCCGTCAACAACGGCATGGCCGTGGCCACGCCGGGACTGCTGCGCGGGCTGGAGCTGGCGCACAAGGAGCACGGCAAGCTGCCCTGGGCGGACCTGTTCGCGCCGGCCATCCGCCTGGCCGAGCAGGGCTTTCCGGTATCGCCTCGCTTGCACGCGCTGCTGGCCGGCAACAAGGCGCTGCCGAAGCAGCCGGCCGCCGCGGCCTATTTCTACGCGCCCGACGGCCAGCCCTGGCCGGTGGGGCATGTGCTGAAGAATCCCGAGTTCGCCCAAACGCTGCGCGAGATCGCGGCGCGCGGCGCCGACGCCTTCTACCGTGGCGCGATCGCGCGCGATATCGTCGCGGCCGTGCACGGTCACGCCAAGCCCGGCGATCTGAGCCTGGACGACCTGGCGGGCTATCAGGCCAAGCGTCGCGAGCCGGTCTGCGGCGCGTACCGGGGCTACGAGCTGTGCGGCATGGGGCCGCCCAGCAGCGGTCCGCTGGCGGTGTTGCAGATGCTGGGCGAGCTGGAGCAGTACCCCATGTCCCGCTACGCGCCCAATAGCGCGCAGGCCGTGCACTACTTCGCGGAGGCCGGCAGGCTGGCCTTCGCGGACCGCGATTTCTACGTGGCGGATCCCGACTTCGTGAAGGTGCCGGTGCGCGCGCTGCTCGATCCCGCCTATCTGCGCGGGCGCGGCGCGCTGATCCAGCCGGACCGCAGCATGAAGGTCGCGCTGCCCGGCGACCCAGAGGGCAAGCTGCTGGGCCTGGGTCGCGACGCGGCGCTGGAGCAGCCATCCACCAGCCACCTGGTGGCGGTCGACGCGCGCGGCGACGCGATCAGCATGACCACCACCATCGAGAACGAGTTCGGCAGCAAGATCTTCGTGCGCGGCTTCCTGCTCAACAACGAGATGACCGATTTCTCGTCGGCGTTCAAGGATCCCGAGGGCCGGCTCGTGGCCAACCGCATCGAACCGGGCAAGCGCCCGCGCAGCGCCATGGCGCCCATGATCGTGCTGCGCGACGGCAAGCCTTACATGGTGGTCGGCTCGCCGGGCGGCAGTGCCATCATCAACTACGTGGCCAAGACGCTGGTGGGCGTGCTGGATTGGGGCCTGGACATCCAGGCCGCGATCTCGCTGCCCAACATGGGCAGCCGCAACAAGGACACCGAGCTGGAAAAGGGCACGGCGCTGGAGGCGTTGGCGCCCGCGCTGGAAGCGATGGGGCATCCGCTGCGCATCACCGAGTTTCCCAGCGGCATCCACGGCATCGTGATCGGACCGGACGGCTTGCAGGGCGGCGCGGATCCGCGCCGCGAAGGCCTGGCGCAGGGCGGCTAG
- a CDS encoding N-acetylmuramoyl-L-alanine amidase, translating into MVERDCPPAASALPKAGAARRRLISVAATLLVLPVLPRLAQAATILAVRTWPADEYTRVTLELDSELKAEQFTLENPHRLVVDIEGLTINAALNDLVSKVRPDDPYIQSLRVAQNRPNVVRMVFDLKQAVAPQVFTLKPVADYQYRLVLDLYPKVAQDPLIAVINKQGGPDVDDPLARILEDIQRNPGSKNNPPPEPPLARGQQPAAPIPTPKPPPASAGRGKQRMLTIALDPGHGGEDPGAIGSSGLREKDVVLRIARRLKALIDSQPNMRAYLTRDDDYFVPLHVRVQKARRAHADLFVSIHADAWIKPSANGSSVFALSQRGATSAQARWMADKENAADLIGGVNLGSHDRQVAKVLLDLSTTAQINDSLKVGNSFLDEIKKINRLHKNSVEQAGFAVLKAPDIPSILVETAFISNPQEEALLRSASHQDKLAQAMMTGIQRYFTANPPLARLGDVS; encoded by the coding sequence ATGGTTGAACGCGATTGTCCCCCCGCCGCCAGCGCCCTGCCCAAGGCAGGCGCCGCCCGACGCCGCCTGATCAGCGTCGCCGCCACGCTGCTCGTCCTCCCCGTATTGCCACGCCTGGCCCAGGCCGCCACCATCCTCGCGGTGCGGACCTGGCCGGCCGACGAATACACCCGCGTCACGCTGGAGCTGGACAGCGAGCTCAAGGCGGAACAATTCACGCTGGAAAATCCCCACCGCCTGGTGGTGGACATCGAGGGCCTGACCATCAATGCGGCCCTCAATGATCTGGTGTCCAAGGTCCGGCCCGACGACCCCTATATCCAGAGCCTGCGCGTGGCGCAGAACCGGCCCAACGTGGTGCGGATGGTGTTCGACCTGAAGCAGGCGGTGGCGCCGCAGGTGTTCACGCTCAAGCCCGTTGCCGACTATCAGTACCGCCTGGTGCTGGACCTGTATCCCAAGGTCGCGCAGGATCCGCTGATCGCGGTGATCAACAAGCAGGGCGGTCCCGACGTCGACGATCCGCTGGCCCGCATCCTGGAAGACATCCAGCGCAATCCAGGCAGCAAGAACAACCCGCCGCCCGAGCCGCCGCTGGCGCGCGGCCAGCAGCCCGCCGCGCCGATTCCGACGCCCAAGCCGCCGCCCGCCTCCGCCGGACGCGGCAAGCAGCGCATGCTGACCATCGCGCTGGACCCCGGCCACGGCGGCGAGGATCCGGGCGCGATCGGCAGCAGCGGCCTGCGCGAGAAGGACGTGGTGCTGCGCATCGCGCGCCGGCTCAAGGCGCTGATCGACAGCCAGCCGAACATGCGCGCCTACCTGACGCGCGACGACGACTACTTCGTACCGCTGCACGTGCGCGTGCAGAAGGCGCGCCGCGCGCACGCAGACCTGTTCGTGTCCATCCACGCCGACGCCTGGATCAAGCCGTCCGCCAACGGTTCGTCGGTGTTCGCGCTGTCCCAGCGCGGCGCCACCAGCGCGCAGGCGCGCTGGATGGCCGACAAGGAAAACGCGGCCGACCTGATCGGCGGCGTGAACCTGGGCAGCCACGACCGTCAGGTCGCCAAGGTGCTGCTGGACCTGTCCACCACCGCGCAGATCAACGACTCGCTCAAGGTGGGCAATTCCTTCCTGGACGAGATCAAGAAGATCAACCGGCTGCACAAGAACAGCGTCGAACAGGCCGGCTTCGCCGTGCTCAAGGCGCCGGACATTCCGTCCATCCTGGTCGAGACGGCCTTCATCAGCAATCCGCAGGAAGAAGCGCTGCTGCGCAGCGCCTCGCACCAGGACAAGCTGGCGCAGGCCATGATGACGGGGATCCAGCGTTACTTCACCGCGAATCCTCCGCTGGCAAGGCTGGGCGATGTGAGCTGA
- the tsaE gene encoding tRNA (adenosine(37)-N6)-threonylcarbamoyltransferase complex ATPase subunit type 1 TsaE has product MSAPKPVPLSSLTLHLPDESATESLARQLAPLVSGQAGAPAGGAIHLQGDLGAGKTAFTRALLRECGIKGRIKSPSYALLESYKVSNLYFYHLDFYRFSDSREWLDAGFRDLLRDDAVVLIEWPERAEGLLPPPDLQISLAYAGEGRDASLTAYTARGQTWLNAIVPPPPAPCPRQAPPDAA; this is encoded by the coding sequence ATGTCCGCGCCCAAGCCTGTCCCCCTGAGCAGCCTGACCCTGCACCTGCCCGACGAATCCGCCACGGAATCGCTGGCGCGGCAGCTTGCGCCGCTGGTGTCCGGCCAGGCCGGCGCTCCGGCGGGCGGCGCCATCCACCTGCAGGGCGACCTGGGTGCGGGCAAGACGGCCTTCACCCGCGCGCTGTTGCGCGAATGCGGCATCAAGGGCCGGATCAAAAGCCCAAGCTACGCGCTGCTTGAATCCTATAAAGTTTCTAACTTATACTTCTATCACCTTGATTTTTATAGATTTAGTGATTCGCGCGAATGGTTGGACGCAGGATTCCGGGATTTACTGCGTGACGATGCGGTCGTTTTGATCGAATGGCCGGAGCGGGCAGAGGGTCTCTTGCCCCCGCCCGACCTGCAGATTTCCCTCGCCTACGCGGGCGAAGGACGCGACGCCAGCCTGACCGCGTACACCGCCCGAGGACAAACATGGTTGAACGCGATTGTCCCCCCGCCGCCAGCGCCCTGCCCAAGGCAGGCGCCGCCCGACGCCGCCTGA
- a CDS encoding tripartite tricarboxylate transporter substrate binding protein BugE, producing the protein MNKARTLAVAIALATGAAGTLGVSAAHAADKYPSKAIRVIVPFAPGGSTDIIARLVTQRMSQELGQPMVVENKGGAGGAIGASEAARAEPDGYTLSIATVSTMAVNPACRPNDLPYDPIKDFQPVTNFANTANVVAVNPKFPAKDFKGFLEELKKNPGKYSYGSSGTCGVLHLMGESFKMATGTDIVHVPYKGSGPAVADAVGGQIEIIFDNLPSSMPQIQAGKLRAMAIAWPGNIDAIKDVPTFKDAGFPVLNQPVWYGLLAPKGTSMEVVNKLRDAAVVALKDPKVIKALDDQGSAPSGNTPEEFAKEIKEQYDWAKDVVKKQNIKLD; encoded by the coding sequence ATGAATAAAGCTCGCACCCTGGCCGTGGCCATCGCGCTGGCCACCGGCGCCGCCGGCACGCTGGGCGTCTCGGCCGCGCACGCCGCCGACAAGTATCCCAGCAAGGCCATCCGCGTCATCGTCCCGTTCGCCCCGGGCGGTTCCACCGACATCATCGCGCGCCTCGTGACGCAGCGCATGAGCCAGGAACTGGGTCAGCCCATGGTCGTGGAAAACAAGGGCGGCGCTGGCGGCGCCATCGGTGCATCCGAGGCCGCGCGCGCCGAGCCGGACGGCTACACGCTGTCGATCGCCACCGTGTCGACCATGGCAGTGAACCCGGCCTGCCGTCCGAACGACCTGCCCTACGATCCGATCAAGGACTTCCAGCCGGTCACCAACTTCGCCAACACGGCCAATGTGGTCGCCGTGAATCCGAAGTTCCCGGCCAAGGACTTCAAGGGCTTCCTGGAAGAGCTGAAGAAGAACCCCGGCAAGTATTCCTACGGCAGCTCGGGCACCTGCGGCGTGCTGCATCTGATGGGTGAGTCGTTCAAGATGGCCACGGGCACCGACATCGTGCACGTGCCGTACAAGGGCTCGGGCCCGGCCGTGGCCGACGCCGTCGGCGGCCAGATCGAAATCATCTTCGACAACCTGCCGTCCTCCATGCCGCAGATCCAGGCGGGCAAGCTGCGCGCCATGGCCATCGCGTGGCCGGGCAACATCGATGCCATCAAGGACGTGCCGACCTTCAAGGACGCCGGCTTCCCGGTGCTGAACCAGCCGGTCTGGTACGGCCTGCTGGCGCCCAAGGGCACGTCGATGGAAGTCGTGAACAAGCTGCGCGACGCCGCCGTCGTGGCGCTGAAGGACCCGAAGGTCATCAAGGCGCTGGACGACCAGGGCTCGGCGCCGTCGGGCAATACGCCGGAAGAGTTCGCCAAGGAAATCAAGGAACAGTACGACTGGGCGAAGGACGTCGTGAAGAAGCAGAACATCAAGCTGGACTGA
- a CDS encoding VTT domain-containing protein has protein sequence MLDFFNMVLHIDQTLSVWVDQYGAWVYPVLFLIVFAETGLVVLPFLPGDSLLFIAGALGATGKIDPVMLSVLLLIAAVTGNTLNYTIGRYIGPRVFSMNLRFLDRGALMRTHAFYEKHGGKTIVLSRFIPVVRTFAPFVAGVAEMPFGRFQLFNVAGALAWVGGLVAAGYFFGNIPFIKDHLNTIVLLGLAAAIVPVVGAGLFKLIRSRRQ, from the coding sequence ATGCTGGATTTTTTCAATATGGTGTTGCATATCGACCAGACCTTGAGCGTCTGGGTCGACCAGTACGGCGCCTGGGTGTATCCCGTGCTGTTCCTGATCGTGTTCGCCGAGACCGGGCTGGTGGTGCTGCCCTTTCTGCCTGGCGATTCGCTGCTCTTCATCGCCGGGGCGCTGGGCGCGACGGGCAAGATCGATCCGGTCATGCTGTCGGTGCTGCTGCTGATCGCGGCGGTGACGGGCAATACCTTGAATTACACGATCGGCCGCTATATCGGTCCGCGCGTGTTCTCGATGAACCTGCGCTTCCTGGACCGGGGCGCGCTGATGCGCACGCATGCCTTCTATGAAAAGCACGGCGGCAAGACCATCGTGCTGTCGCGCTTCATCCCCGTGGTGAGGACCTTCGCGCCTTTCGTGGCCGGCGTGGCCGAGATGCCGTTCGGGCGCTTCCAGCTGTTCAACGTCGCCGGCGCGCTGGCCTGGGTGGGCGGTCTGGTGGCGGCCGGCTACTTCTTCGGCAACATTCCGTTCATCAAGGACCACCTGAACACCATCGTGCTGCTGGGCCTGGCCGCCGCCATCGTGCCGGTGGTCGGCGCGGGCCTGTTCAAGCTGATCCGTTCGCGCCGCCAATAG
- a CDS encoding AEC family transporter → MSVALLVFPDFMLVALGWALRHKLGFSREFFAGAERLVYFVLFPALLFQAILRTPISAGNAALLLQATAAMIAVGVALSWLAGPVLRPSSIGLASAAQCGYRFNTYIGLALSASVGGAQGQTIMALIIGFAVPMANVVAVYGLARHSGANLLRELARNPLVVSTLAGLACNLAGLQLPGPVDTVLARLGAAAIALGILCVGASLAWEGGKGYGALIAWMLAVKLAALPLVALLVAHLLGMPPLESRMLLLFGALPTASAAYVLAMRMGGDGRMVALLLSLGTLASALTIPLWLMLTQ, encoded by the coding sequence ATGTCGGTCGCACTGCTGGTTTTCCCCGATTTCATGCTGGTCGCGCTGGGCTGGGCGCTGCGCCACAAGCTGGGCTTTTCGCGCGAATTCTTCGCCGGCGCCGAGCGTCTCGTCTACTTCGTGCTGTTCCCCGCGCTGCTGTTCCAGGCGATCCTGCGCACCCCCATCAGCGCCGGCAACGCCGCCCTGCTGCTGCAGGCCACGGCCGCCATGATCGCTGTCGGCGTCGCGCTGTCGTGGCTGGCCGGTCCGGTGCTGCGACCCTCGTCGATCGGGCTGGCGTCCGCCGCGCAATGCGGCTACCGCTTCAACACCTATATCGGCCTGGCGCTGTCGGCCAGCGTCGGCGGCGCGCAGGGGCAGACCATCATGGCGCTGATCATCGGCTTCGCCGTGCCCATGGCCAACGTGGTCGCGGTCTATGGCCTGGCGCGCCACAGCGGCGCCAACCTGCTGCGCGAGCTGGCGCGCAATCCGCTGGTGGTCTCGACGCTGGCGGGCCTGGCCTGCAACCTGGCGGGCCTGCAGCTGCCCGGCCCGGTCGACACGGTGCTGGCGCGGCTGGGCGCGGCGGCGATCGCGCTGGGCATCCTGTGCGTGGGCGCCAGCCTGGCCTGGGAAGGCGGCAAGGGCTATGGCGCACTGATCGCCTGGATGCTGGCCGTGAAACTGGCCGCGCTGCCGCTGGTGGCCTTGCTGGTGGCGCATCTGCTGGGCATGCCACCGCTGGAATCGCGCATGCTGCTGCTGTTCGGCGCGCTGCCCACGGCATCGGCCGCCTATGTGCTGGCCATGCGCATGGGCGGCGACGGGCGCATGGTGGCCCTGCTGCTATCGCTGGGCACGCTGGCCTCGGCGCTGACCATTCCGCTGTGGCTGATGCTGACGCAATAA
- a CDS encoding LysR family transcriptional regulator, giving the protein MRLRHIEIFEAIRRTGSLTEAAAALHISQPAASKLLAHAEAQLGFKLFERVKGRLVATREAEILTPEVARLNQDLNSVRRLAASLRDRPHGHLRLGSAPALGLGLLPGVVRASRDAHPGVTFDLHTYHSAELVQGLLTRELDAIVTFDTNDYPGLTRIGLGQTELVHLSLDPGTGPLRLADLPPDHALIVLDARDAAGALLQLALDAQGVEVNPAIQVKTHYMACALVEAGCGDAIVDAITASALLRPGMHLRRLEPALRVPISIMMRNQDPMSALHRDLIERLRAACDTQLARLTEA; this is encoded by the coding sequence ATGCGCCTGCGTCACATCGAGATTTTCGAAGCCATCCGCCGCACCGGTTCACTGACCGAGGCCGCGGCCGCGCTGCACATTTCCCAGCCCGCCGCCAGCAAGCTGCTGGCGCATGCCGAGGCCCAGCTGGGTTTCAAGCTGTTCGAGCGCGTCAAGGGCAGGCTGGTGGCCACGCGCGAGGCCGAGATCCTGACGCCCGAGGTGGCGCGGCTGAACCAGGACCTGAACAGCGTGCGCCGGCTGGCGGCCAGCCTGCGCGACCGGCCGCACGGCCATCTGCGGCTGGGCAGCGCGCCGGCGCTGGGGCTGGGCCTGTTGCCCGGCGTGGTGCGCGCCAGCCGCGACGCGCATCCCGGCGTCACCTTCGACCTGCATACCTACCATAGCGCCGAGCTGGTCCAGGGGCTGCTGACGCGCGAGCTGGACGCCATCGTCACCTTCGACACCAATGACTATCCCGGCCTGACCCGCATCGGCCTGGGCCAGACCGAACTGGTGCACCTGAGCCTGGATCCGGGAACGGGTCCGCTGCGCCTGGCCGACCTGCCGCCGGACCACGCGCTGATCGTGCTGGACGCGCGCGACGCCGCCGGCGCGCTGCTGCAGCTGGCGCTGGACGCGCAAGGCGTGGAGGTGAACCCCGCGATCCAGGTGAAGACGCACTACATGGCCTGCGCGCTGGTGGAGGCCGGCTGCGGCGATGCGATCGTCGACGCCATCACCGCCAGTGCGCTGCTGCGGCCGGGCATGCACCTGCGCCGGCTGGAACCCGCGCTGCGCGTGCCCATCAGCATCATGATGCGCAACCAGGACCCGATGTCGGCCCTGCACCGCGACCTGATCGAACGGTTGCGCGCGGCCTGCGACACGCAGCTGGCGCGCCTGACCGAAGCCTGA